Proteins found in one Pelmatolapia mariae isolate MD_Pm_ZW linkage group LG7, Pm_UMD_F_2, whole genome shotgun sequence genomic segment:
- the si:dkey-175m17.6 gene encoding N-acetyllactosaminide beta-1,3-N-acetylglucosaminyltransferase 2, whose product MGKCCKRNGRLLCLCLLPCMMTGHLLIYIGVSIFITISYAPPKITLHYIAPGISANSSTMASHPLGPFWNLRLEDSALWNQLQHAWDREHNPLLRGNTTRIQRKPRAKFLSEINNECLSDNTSHKCSVPHMQDINRLPEQIRAFIRSMYYREYPLLINQPGMCRKDNSSFDLDSPMLLMAIKSQVGNFENRQAIRETWGRSGLVEGESNKKGGLVRTVFLLGRQDSGTGPHPDLKNLLELENLKYGDILLWDFRDTFYNLTLKDLLFWRWFEQYCPTAIFVFKGDDDVFVRTNALLDYLHKNKEEHKLQLALKRKTEMDMFIGDVITNAMPNREPSTKYYIPENFYKGVYPPYAGGGGVVYSGSLALRLKEVSERVHLFPIDDVYLGMCLHRLGLSPTHHPGFLTFDLPAGERENPCAYRSVLLVHKRSPKEMVTLWKKLQNLPGQC is encoded by the coding sequence ATGGGAAAATGCTGCAAACGCAATGGGAGACTGCTGTGCTTGTGTCTGCTGCCTTGTATGATGACTGGCCATCTTTTAATTTATATTGGGGTCTCCATATTCATCACCATCTCCTACGCTCCGCCAAAAATAACTCTCCACTATATTGCTCCAGGGATTTCTGCTAATTCTTCAACTATGGCCTCCCATCCACTTGGGCCTTTCTGGAACCTTCGTTTGGAGGACAGtgctctgtggaaccagcttcagcaTGCTTGGGACCGTGAGCACAATCCACTACTGAGAGGAAACACAACTCGCATACAGAGGAAGCCCAGAGCTAAGTTTTTATCAGAGATTAACAATGAATGTCTTTCTGACAACACATCACACAAGTGTTCAGTCCCTCACATGCAAGATATAAACAGGCTGCCAGAACAGATTAGGGCATTTATCAGGTCAATGTACTACAGGGAGTACCCCCTTCTTATCAACCAACCTGGTATGTGTAGGAAAGACAACAGTAGCTTTGATCTGGACTCTCCCATGCTCCTCATGGCTATCAAATCTCAAGTGGGGAACTTTGAAAATAGGCAGGCAATCCGTGAAACGTGGGGACGCAGTGGTCTGGTGGAAGGGGAATCAAATAAAAAAGGTGGATTGGTGCGCACAGTCTTTCTTCTCGGAAGGCAGGACTCCGGTACAGGTCCACACCCAGACCTAAAAAATCTCCTGGAGCTAGAGAACCTGAAGTATGGGGATATTCTACTGTGGGACTTCAGAGATACTTTTTATAATTTGACCCTAAAGGACTTGCTGTTCTGGCGATGGTTCGAGCAGTACTGTCCCACTGCCATCTTTGTTTTCAAAGGGGACGATGACGTCTTTGTCAGAACAAATGCCCTTCTGGATTATCTGCACAAGAACAAGGAGGAGCACAAACTACAGCTAGctttaaaaaggaaaactgaGATGGATATGTTCATTGGGGACGTGATTACTAATGCAATGCCAAACCGTGAACCATccacaaaatactacatacCAGAAAATTTCTACAAAGGAGTGTATCCACCCTATGCTGGTGGAGGAGGGGTGGTGTATTCTGGATCACTTGCACTACGTTTGAAAGAGGTGTCTGAGAGGGTCCACCTTTTCCCTATTGATGATGTGTATCTTGGAATGTGCCTGCACAGACTCGGGCTTTCTCCAACCCATCACCCGGGTTTTTTAACATTTGACCTCCCAGCAGGAGAAAGGGAAAATCCTTGTGCATACAGATCTGTTCTGCTTGTTCACAAACGGAGTCCCAAGGAGATGGTTACTCTGTGGAAAAAGCTCCAGAACCTGCCTGGTCAATGCTGA
- the smad2 gene encoding mothers against decapentaplegic homolog 2 isoform X1, whose amino-acid sequence MSSILPFTPPVVKRLLGWKKTPAGSGGAGGGIGSVGEQNGGGQEEKWCEKAVKSLVKKLKKTGQLDELEKAISTQNSNTKCVTIPSNCSDLWGLGSGHMIEQWDSAGMYGYPDHSRSLDGRLQVSHRKGLPHVIYCRLWRWPDLHSHHELRAIDTCQYAFNLKKDEVCVNPYHYQRVETPVLPPVLVPRHTEILTELPPLDDFTNSIPENTNFPAGIDPPNNYIPDTPPPGYMSEDGETSDQQMNQSMESGSPAEMSPSTLSPVSHGLDLQPVTYSEPAFWCSIAYYELNQRVGETFHASQPSLTVDGFTDPSNSERFCLGLLSNVNRNATVEMTRRHIGRGVRLYYIGGEVFAECLSDSAIFVQSPNCNQRYGWHPATVCKIPPGCNLKIFNNQEFAALLAQSVNQGFEAVYQLTRMCTIRMSFVKGWGAEYRRQTVTSTPCWIELHLNGPLQWLDKVLTQMGSPSVRCSSMS is encoded by the exons ATGTCCTCCATCCTTCCCTTCACCCCACCTGTTGTGAAGCGGCTCTTGGGATGGAAGAAGACTCCAGCGGGGAgcggaggagcaggaggaggaatcGGAAGCGTTGGGGAGCAGAATGGAGGTGGACAGGAGGAGAagtggtgtgaaaaagcagttaaaagcTTGGTAAAGAAGCTTAAGAAGACGGGACAATTGGACGAGCTAGAGAAAGCGATCAGTACACAGAACAGCAACACAAAGTGTGTCACCATACCCAG CAATTGCTCAGACCTTTGGGGTCTAGGCTCAGGCCACATGATAGAGCAGTGGGACTCAGCAGGCATGTACGGATACCCTGACCACAGCAG GTCACTGGATGGCCGTCTTCAGGTGTCTCATCGTAAGGGCCTGCCACACGTCATCTACTGCCGCCTGTGGAGATGGCCTGACCTTCACAGCCACCACGAGCTGAGGGCCATTGACACCTGCCAGTATGCATTTAACCTTAAGAAGGATGAAGTGTGTGTCAATCCCTACCATTATCAGAGAGTGGAGACACCTG tgCTGCCACCGGTGTTGGTCCCACGTCACACAGAGATTCTGACAGAGCTTCCGCCTCTAGATGACTTTACAAACTCCATTCCTGAAAACACCAACTTCCCTGCAGGGATAGATCCTCCTAATAACTATATACCAG ACACTCCTCCACCTGGCTATATGAGTGAAGATGGTGAAACCAGTGACCAGCAGATGAATCAAAGTATGGAATCAG GCTCACCAGCAGAAATGTCACCAAGCACCCTGTCTCCTGTCAGTCATGGCCTGG acCTTCAGCCAGTCACCTATAGCGAACCAGCATTCTGGTGCTCTATAGCTTACTATGAGCTAAACCAGCGGGTTGGAGAGACGTTCCATGCCTCACAGCCATCCCTGACCGTTGATGGCTTCACCGATCCCTCCAACTCTGAACGCTTCTGTTTAGGGCTTCTCAGCAATGTTAACAGAAATGCTACTGTTGAAATGACAAGGAGACATATAG GTCGTGGCGTGAGATTGTATTATATCGGAGGGGAGGTGTTTGCCGAGTGCCTCAGCGACAGTGCCATTTTTGTCCAGAGTCCTAACTGCAATCAACGATATGGCTGGCACCCCGCCACAGTCTGCAAGATACCACCAG GCTGTAATCTGAAGATTTTTAACAACCAGGAGTTTGCCGCACTGCTGGCCCAGTCAGTAAATCAAGGGTTTGAGGCTGTATACCAACTAACCAGGATGTGCACCATCAGAATGAGCTTTGTCAAGGGCTGGGGAGCAGAGTACAG GCGTCAGACAGTCACCAGCACCCCTTGTTGGATTGAACTGCATCTCAACGGCCCCCTCCAGTGGTTGGATAAGGTGTTGACCCAAATGGGTTCACCCTCAGTGCGCTGCTCTAGTATGTCCTAA
- the smad2 gene encoding mothers against decapentaplegic homolog 2 isoform X3 has translation MSSILPFTPPVVKRLLGWKKTPAGSGGAGGGIGSVGEQNGGGQEEKWCEKAVKSLVKKLKKTGQLDELEKAISTQNSNTKCVTIPRSLDGRLQVSHRKGLPHVIYCRLWRWPDLHSHHELRAIDTCQYAFNLKKDEVCVNPYHYQRVETPVLPPVLVPRHTEILTELPPLDDFTNSIPENTNFPAGIDPPNNYIPDTPPPGYMSEDGETSDQQMNQSMESGSPAEMSPSTLSPVSHGLDLQPVTYSEPAFWCSIAYYELNQRVGETFHASQPSLTVDGFTDPSNSERFCLGLLSNVNRNATVEMTRRHIGRGVRLYYIGGEVFAECLSDSAIFVQSPNCNQRYGWHPATVCKIPPGCNLKIFNNQEFAALLAQSVNQGFEAVYQLTRMCTIRMSFVKGWGAEYRRQTVTSTPCWIELHLNGPLQWLDKVLTQMGSPSVRCSSMS, from the exons ATGTCCTCCATCCTTCCCTTCACCCCACCTGTTGTGAAGCGGCTCTTGGGATGGAAGAAGACTCCAGCGGGGAgcggaggagcaggaggaggaatcGGAAGCGTTGGGGAGCAGAATGGAGGTGGACAGGAGGAGAagtggtgtgaaaaagcagttaaaagcTTGGTAAAGAAGCTTAAGAAGACGGGACAATTGGACGAGCTAGAGAAAGCGATCAGTACACAGAACAGCAACACAAAGTGTGTCACCATACCCAG GTCACTGGATGGCCGTCTTCAGGTGTCTCATCGTAAGGGCCTGCCACACGTCATCTACTGCCGCCTGTGGAGATGGCCTGACCTTCACAGCCACCACGAGCTGAGGGCCATTGACACCTGCCAGTATGCATTTAACCTTAAGAAGGATGAAGTGTGTGTCAATCCCTACCATTATCAGAGAGTGGAGACACCTG tgCTGCCACCGGTGTTGGTCCCACGTCACACAGAGATTCTGACAGAGCTTCCGCCTCTAGATGACTTTACAAACTCCATTCCTGAAAACACCAACTTCCCTGCAGGGATAGATCCTCCTAATAACTATATACCAG ACACTCCTCCACCTGGCTATATGAGTGAAGATGGTGAAACCAGTGACCAGCAGATGAATCAAAGTATGGAATCAG GCTCACCAGCAGAAATGTCACCAAGCACCCTGTCTCCTGTCAGTCATGGCCTGG acCTTCAGCCAGTCACCTATAGCGAACCAGCATTCTGGTGCTCTATAGCTTACTATGAGCTAAACCAGCGGGTTGGAGAGACGTTCCATGCCTCACAGCCATCCCTGACCGTTGATGGCTTCACCGATCCCTCCAACTCTGAACGCTTCTGTTTAGGGCTTCTCAGCAATGTTAACAGAAATGCTACTGTTGAAATGACAAGGAGACATATAG GTCGTGGCGTGAGATTGTATTATATCGGAGGGGAGGTGTTTGCCGAGTGCCTCAGCGACAGTGCCATTTTTGTCCAGAGTCCTAACTGCAATCAACGATATGGCTGGCACCCCGCCACAGTCTGCAAGATACCACCAG GCTGTAATCTGAAGATTTTTAACAACCAGGAGTTTGCCGCACTGCTGGCCCAGTCAGTAAATCAAGGGTTTGAGGCTGTATACCAACTAACCAGGATGTGCACCATCAGAATGAGCTTTGTCAAGGGCTGGGGAGCAGAGTACAG GCGTCAGACAGTCACCAGCACCCCTTGTTGGATTGAACTGCATCTCAACGGCCCCCTCCAGTGGTTGGATAAGGTGTTGACCCAAATGGGTTCACCCTCAGTGCGCTGCTCTAGTATGTCCTAA
- the smad2 gene encoding mothers against decapentaplegic homolog 2 isoform X2 encodes MSSILPFTPPVVKRLLGWKKTPAGSGGAGGGIGSVGEQNGGGQEEKWCEKAVKSLVKKLKKTGQLDELEKAISTQNSNTKCVTIPSNCSDLWGLGSGHMIEQWDSAGMYGYPDHSRSLDGRLQVSHRKGLPHVIYCRLWRWPDLHSHHELRAIDTCQYAFNLKKDEVCVNPYHYQRVETPVLPPVLVPRHTEILTELPPLDDFTNSIPENTNFPAGIDPPNNYIPDTPPPGYMSEDGETSDQQMNQSSPAEMSPSTLSPVSHGLDLQPVTYSEPAFWCSIAYYELNQRVGETFHASQPSLTVDGFTDPSNSERFCLGLLSNVNRNATVEMTRRHIGRGVRLYYIGGEVFAECLSDSAIFVQSPNCNQRYGWHPATVCKIPPGCNLKIFNNQEFAALLAQSVNQGFEAVYQLTRMCTIRMSFVKGWGAEYRRQTVTSTPCWIELHLNGPLQWLDKVLTQMGSPSVRCSSMS; translated from the exons ATGTCCTCCATCCTTCCCTTCACCCCACCTGTTGTGAAGCGGCTCTTGGGATGGAAGAAGACTCCAGCGGGGAgcggaggagcaggaggaggaatcGGAAGCGTTGGGGAGCAGAATGGAGGTGGACAGGAGGAGAagtggtgtgaaaaagcagttaaaagcTTGGTAAAGAAGCTTAAGAAGACGGGACAATTGGACGAGCTAGAGAAAGCGATCAGTACACAGAACAGCAACACAAAGTGTGTCACCATACCCAG CAATTGCTCAGACCTTTGGGGTCTAGGCTCAGGCCACATGATAGAGCAGTGGGACTCAGCAGGCATGTACGGATACCCTGACCACAGCAG GTCACTGGATGGCCGTCTTCAGGTGTCTCATCGTAAGGGCCTGCCACACGTCATCTACTGCCGCCTGTGGAGATGGCCTGACCTTCACAGCCACCACGAGCTGAGGGCCATTGACACCTGCCAGTATGCATTTAACCTTAAGAAGGATGAAGTGTGTGTCAATCCCTACCATTATCAGAGAGTGGAGACACCTG tgCTGCCACCGGTGTTGGTCCCACGTCACACAGAGATTCTGACAGAGCTTCCGCCTCTAGATGACTTTACAAACTCCATTCCTGAAAACACCAACTTCCCTGCAGGGATAGATCCTCCTAATAACTATATACCAG ACACTCCTCCACCTGGCTATATGAGTGAAGATGGTGAAACCAGTGACCAGCAGATGAATCAAA GCTCACCAGCAGAAATGTCACCAAGCACCCTGTCTCCTGTCAGTCATGGCCTGG acCTTCAGCCAGTCACCTATAGCGAACCAGCATTCTGGTGCTCTATAGCTTACTATGAGCTAAACCAGCGGGTTGGAGAGACGTTCCATGCCTCACAGCCATCCCTGACCGTTGATGGCTTCACCGATCCCTCCAACTCTGAACGCTTCTGTTTAGGGCTTCTCAGCAATGTTAACAGAAATGCTACTGTTGAAATGACAAGGAGACATATAG GTCGTGGCGTGAGATTGTATTATATCGGAGGGGAGGTGTTTGCCGAGTGCCTCAGCGACAGTGCCATTTTTGTCCAGAGTCCTAACTGCAATCAACGATATGGCTGGCACCCCGCCACAGTCTGCAAGATACCACCAG GCTGTAATCTGAAGATTTTTAACAACCAGGAGTTTGCCGCACTGCTGGCCCAGTCAGTAAATCAAGGGTTTGAGGCTGTATACCAACTAACCAGGATGTGCACCATCAGAATGAGCTTTGTCAAGGGCTGGGGAGCAGAGTACAG GCGTCAGACAGTCACCAGCACCCCTTGTTGGATTGAACTGCATCTCAACGGCCCCCTCCAGTGGTTGGATAAGGTGTTGACCCAAATGGGTTCACCCTCAGTGCGCTGCTCTAGTATGTCCTAA